One part of the Gadus macrocephalus chromosome 8, ASM3116895v1 genome encodes these proteins:
- the sirt5 gene encoding NAD-dependent protein deacylase sirtuin-5, mitochondrial, producing the protein MFHRGLIATTIGVRLGCSHVSRRALALTTTSAKSDMKEFLEVVSKAKHIAVITGAGVSAESGVPTFKGDGGQWKTWQYQDIATPEAFSRNPSRVWEFYHHRRHLVLTQKPNAAHLALAECEKRMRKQGRSMVIITQNIDDLHRQAGSKHVLNIHGSVMETRCVSCGDIAVNHQHPVCASLEGTGSPDPEIPEAQIPVDQLPRCEQSDCRGLLRPNVVFFGETLDSHLLTKVEKELDICDLCLVVGTSSIVYPAAMFGPQVASRGVPVAEFNMATTPKTEYFTYHFQGPCGSTVPLALARH; encoded by the exons ATGTTTCACCGAGGACTAATAGCCACTACGATTGGTGTACGCCTTGGCTGCTCCCATGTCTCAAGGAGGGCTCTGGCACTGACAACAACTAGTGCGAAATCAG ATATGAAGGAATTCCTGGAAGTGGTTTCTAAAGCCAAGCACATAGCGGTCATCACCGGGGCAGGTGTGAGTGCAGAGAGTGGAGTGCCTACCTTCAAGGGAGATGGTGGACAATGGAAGACTTGGCAGTATCAG GACATCGCCACTCCGGAGGCCTTCTCCCGCAACCCCTCCCGCGTCTGGGAGTTCTACCACCACAGGAGgcacctggtgctgacccagaAGCCCAACGCGGCCCACCTGGCCCTGGCCGAGTGCGAGAAGCGGATGAGGAAGCAGGGTCGCTCCATGGTCATCATCACCCAGAACATCGATGACCTTCACCGCCAGGCCGGCTCCAAACACGTCCTCAACATCCACG GCAGCGTGATGGAGACCCGCTGTGTGAGCTGTGGAGACATTGCTGTGAACCATCAACACCCTGTATGTGCTTCCCTGGAGGGCACAGG TTCCCCTGACCCTGAGATTCCTGAGGCCCAGATACCTGTGGACCAACTGCCCAG GTGTGAGCAGAGTGACTGCCGGGGTCTGCTCAGACCCAACGTGGTGTTTTTCGGAGAGACTCTTGATTCCCATCTGCTGACCAAGGTGGAAAAGGAGCTGGACATCTGTGACCTGTGTCTGgtg GTGGGAACGTCATCGATCGTGTACCCAGCGGCCATGTTCGGCCCGCAGGTCGCGTCCAGAGGCGTCCCCGTGGCCGAGTTCAACATGGCAACAACCCCAAAAACAGAGTACTTTAC GTACCATTTCCAGGGTCCGTGTGGAAGCACCGTCCCTCTGGCTCTGGCACGACATTAG